The nucleotide sequence CGGTCAAACCGGGAGAAAGCAAAAACATCATTGTCCAACTGTAAAAACACCTCATGCTTTTTCATCTCATCAGCAGCCTGCTGAGCACTGCATATTGTCACAGGCAAGACCAAAAACAGAGAAATCACAAGGGCTAACTTGGGCGTAATCAAGGGACAAGATTTACTTTGGATAAAAGATTATTCAAAGTATCAAAAAAACTTCATTCTGACCTACAGGAATCCCATTTTTGTTTTCATTAGCTTATTGGTTCCCTTATTATCAAAGCTTCAATTTTTGTTTATCTTTGACAAATCAACAAAATTATTTCCATTGACTGACGATTATATCAAACACAAATACGACCCGATTCTTCCCAAAAAAGATGAGTGGCCAGTGGTGAAGCTATCCAAAAGCCGAAAAGAATTCGTGCAAAGAATCGCTTCTCACAGTCGAGATAGCGTCATCAATATTACGGGCAACAATATCGAACTTCTTAAGGAGGAGCTAGAAACCACCCTATACCGGGAAAAACTTCGCATCAAACAAAACCCCTGGCTTGTTGACCCTGATGATGAAGATGAATTTTGGGCCAATGTAAAATCTACTTTGGTTCAGCTTTCCTCCGAAACCAACAGCACTGAGGAATCAAAAAGGAAAGGCTATCATGAAATCTTGGACAAGATCACTTCCCGCTATGCCGAAGAAATTGCCAGTAATTTTAAACATAGCCATTATAGGGCCACTAGAAAAATAGTCACCTTTGGCTTTTCCAGATTGTTGAATGCAGGAAGGGTCAAGGGATTAATGTCCATATTCAGCAAACAATACAGCCTGGAGGATAAAATTCAGATCATAGGCGAAACCGAGCAAATCAGAAACTTGGCCTCAAAAGGCACAGTAGTTATGGTCCCTACTCATTTTAGCAATTTGGATAGTATCCTAATCGGTTGGACCATCAGCACCTTAGGAATGCCGCCTTTTATCTATGGAGCAGGGCTCAACCTCTTCAATATCCAGATTTTTGCCTACTTTATGAATGCCCTGGGTGCCTATAAAGTGGACCGCAGAAAGAAAAACTTAATCTATCTGGAAACCTTAAAGACCTATTCCAGTGAGGCCATCCAGTTCGGATGTCATAGCCTGTTCTTCCCTGGCGGAACCAGGTCCCGGAGCGGAAAAATAGAATCCAAACTTAAACTTGGTCTTCTTAGCACGGCCATTGGTGCCCAAAGAGCCAACTATGAAAAAGGCCTCAACGATATTGACGGAAAAGTATTTATTGTTCCGGTCACTATCAATTACCATTTTGTACTGGAAGCTCCCAGCTTGATCAAGGAACACCTTAGTCTTACAGGACAAGAGCGTTATTACAAAGAAACAGATGAATTTTCTACGTCTTATAAAATCTCCAAATTCTTAGTAAAATTCTTCACAAAGGGTTCTGATATTTCTGTTTCAATCGGAAAAGCCATGGATATCTTAGGTAACTATGTAGATAATGAGGGAAACAGTTTAGACAAGGACAACAGGATCATAGACTGCAGGGATTATTTTATCTCCAACGGAAAAGTAACTGAAGACCCCCAGCGCGAAGAGGTTTACACACAAAAGCTGGGAGAAAGAATTGTAGAAGAATAC is from Echinicola marina and encodes:
- a CDS encoding 1-acyl-sn-glycerol-3-phosphate acyltransferase is translated as MTDDYIKHKYDPILPKKDEWPVVKLSKSRKEFVQRIASHSRDSVINITGNNIELLKEELETTLYREKLRIKQNPWLVDPDDEDEFWANVKSTLVQLSSETNSTEESKRKGYHEILDKITSRYAEEIASNFKHSHYRATRKIVTFGFSRLLNAGRVKGLMSIFSKQYSLEDKIQIIGETEQIRNLASKGTVVMVPTHFSNLDSILIGWTISTLGMPPFIYGAGLNLFNIQIFAYFMNALGAYKVDRRKKNLIYLETLKTYSSEAIQFGCHSLFFPGGTRSRSGKIESKLKLGLLSTAIGAQRANYEKGLNDIDGKVFIVPVTINYHFVLEAPSLIKEHLSLTGQERYYKETDEFSTSYKISKFLVKFFTKGSDISVSIGKAMDILGNYVDNEGNSLDKDNRIIDCRDYFISNGKVTEDPQREEVYTQKLGERIVEEYHKINRIFSSHLVAFTAFEMIKKNNNKMDLFSLLRLPEEDLILEYSDFRSECQRVLNRIMEIRSEGLVHVAPHLKQGLDDIINHGLSNVGMYHAKRPLIKTPEEQITTQDMSLLYFYHNRLDGYDLEKLFK